In uncultured Bacteroides sp., the sequence GGGATAACCTTTGTTGTGATCCCAATCGTACACCGGAAATTCTTGATGCAGGCGGTTCATATAATCATCCCTGTAGGTCTTGGCAAGTATTGATGCAGCAGCAATCGAGAGATATTTGCCATCCCCTTTTACAACGGTGGTGTGAGGAATCTCGTTATACTTCTTAAATCTGTTTCCGTCAATAATAAGATGCTGAGGTCTAACGGTTAGTTGATCTACCGCACGGTGCATGGCAAGAATTGAAGCATTGAGAATATTAATTTTATCAATCTCTTCCGGAGTAACAATGCCCACTGCCCAGGCTATTGCTTCCTTTTCAACCACTTCACGAAGG encodes:
- a CDS encoding ribonuclease HII is translated as MLLPYLNKDLIEAGCDEAGRGCLAGSVFAAAVILPVDFQNELLNDSKQLTEKQRYTLREVVEKEAIAWAVGIVTPEEIDKINILNASILAMHRAVDQLTVRPQHLIIDGNRFKKYNEIPHTTVVKGDGKYLSIAAASILAKTYRDDYMNRLHQEFPVYDWDHNKGYPTKKHRAGIAQHGTTPYHRMTFNLLGDGQLSLDF